In Pedobacter sp. W3I1, one DNA window encodes the following:
- a CDS encoding sugar phosphate isomerase/epimerase, whose amino-acid sequence MLSRRNFILNTSMAAAAALLVPSFACMATDKKLVGLQLYSLRDELPKDVKGTLAKVAKAGFKEVETYGFSIKDQFWGLTPAEFKKLLDDNGLTAPSGHYGLGSYLTDGNTEELKAAIAAAKVLGSEYVTIPWLDESIRKSAEDYKKIAVKINEAGKLAKEAGIRLAYHNHNFEFEKQGDTTGYEILLKGTDKNLVDFELDLYWVVRSGNDPIKLFKENPGRFTMWHVKDMDKADPALNAEVGTGSINFKPIFADAKLSGMKHFFVEHETNYKPNPMESVAASCAYIKKEII is encoded by the coding sequence ATGTTATCAAGAAGAAATTTTATATTAAATACAAGTATGGCTGCAGCGGCAGCACTTTTGGTTCCATCCTTCGCTTGTATGGCTACTGATAAAAAATTAGTTGGACTGCAATTATACTCTTTAAGAGATGAGCTGCCGAAAGATGTAAAAGGAACATTGGCTAAAGTAGCTAAAGCTGGCTTCAAAGAAGTTGAAACTTATGGCTTTTCTATAAAGGATCAATTTTGGGGCTTAACACCAGCCGAATTTAAAAAATTGCTTGATGACAACGGATTAACTGCACCAAGCGGTCACTACGGCTTAGGTAGCTATTTAACCGATGGAAACACGGAAGAATTAAAAGCAGCAATTGCAGCAGCTAAAGTATTAGGAAGCGAATATGTAACCATTCCCTGGTTAGATGAAAGCATCAGAAAAAGTGCTGAGGACTACAAAAAAATTGCAGTAAAAATTAACGAAGCCGGAAAATTGGCTAAAGAAGCGGGTATCAGGTTAGCTTACCATAACCACAACTTCGAATTCGAGAAACAAGGTGATACCACTGGTTACGAAATCCTGTTAAAAGGAACGGATAAAAATCTTGTTGATTTTGAACTTGATTTATATTGGGTGGTACGCTCAGGAAACGATCCGATTAAATTATTTAAAGAAAATCCAGGACGTTTTACCATGTGGCATGTTAAAGATATGGATAAAGCAGATCCGGCACTAAACGCTGAAGTAGGAACCGGTTCTATTAATTTCAAACCTATTTTTGCTGATGCAAAACTTTCGGGCATGAAACACTTCTTTGTAGAGCACGAAACCAATTACAAGCCAAATCCAATGGAATCTGTTGCAGCAAGCTGTGCATATATTAAAAAAGAAATTATTTAA
- a CDS encoding hydroxypyruvate isomerase family protein, whose translation MTSNVNRRNALKNIIAGTAAIGVSSGFSALAMDKSEPDQPLRLKGNINHAVCRWCFSGLDVETLCTEAKKIGIKGIDLVGPKDWPTLKKHGLESTMCNGAEINLVDGFNDEKFHEKLIQNYTAMIPLVAEAGYKNLICFSGNRRGKDDETGWNNCVKGLKQLIPLAEKHNVVLVMELLNSKINHKDYQCDRTSWGAELCKRLGSENFKLLYDIYHMQIDEGDVIRNIRDNHQYIAHYHTAGVPGRNEIDDTQELYYPAIMKAIAETGFKGFVAQEFIPKNADKIASLKKAVSICDI comes from the coding sequence ATGACCTCGAACGTAAATAGAAGAAATGCTTTAAAGAACATCATTGCAGGAACCGCTGCAATTGGTGTTTCTTCAGGATTCTCAGCATTAGCAATGGATAAATCAGAACCAGATCAGCCATTAAGGCTAAAAGGAAATATTAATCATGCCGTTTGCCGTTGGTGTTTTAGCGGTTTAGATGTAGAAACACTTTGTACTGAAGCTAAAAAGATCGGCATTAAAGGCATAGATTTAGTTGGCCCTAAAGATTGGCCGACTTTAAAAAAGCATGGTTTAGAATCTACCATGTGTAATGGTGCAGAGATTAATTTAGTAGATGGTTTTAACGACGAAAAATTCCACGAAAAGTTAATCCAAAATTATACCGCAATGATTCCGCTTGTTGCCGAAGCGGGTTATAAAAACCTAATCTGTTTTAGTGGAAACCGCAGAGGTAAAGATGACGAAACAGGTTGGAACAATTGCGTTAAAGGGTTAAAACAGTTAATCCCATTAGCCGAAAAGCACAATGTTGTATTGGTAATGGAGTTGTTAAACAGCAAAATTAACCATAAAGATTACCAATGCGATAGAACCTCGTGGGGAGCTGAACTTTGCAAACGCTTAGGATCTGAAAACTTCAAATTGTTATATGATATCTACCACATGCAGATTGATGAGGGCGATGTAATCAGAAACATCAGAGATAACCATCAATACATCGCTCACTACCACACTGCTGGTGTTCCTGGTAGAAATGAGATAGATGATACACAGGAACTCTATTACCCTGCAATAATGAAAGCCATTGCCGAAACTGGCTTTAAAGGTTTCGTTGCACAAGAATTTATACCTAAAAATGCAGATAAAATAGCCTCACTAAAAAAGGCAGTTTCCATTTGTGACATCTAA
- a CDS encoding nucleoside permease, which yields MNSTTRFKLSAMMFLEFFIWGAWFVTMGTYLGKNLLSNDVQIGSAYSTQSLGAIIAPFIIGLIADKFFSAQKVLGVLHLVGGVLLWIAGTSLNFDSFFPFILGYMIAYMPTLALVNSISFKQMKDPGKEFPSIRVFGTIGWIIAGLVIGWLNWEQTGNLMLTFKMASVASIILGLLSFFLPNTPPVKKGEKTTFGEIIGLDAIGLLKNKSYLLFFLASVAICIPLAFYYNFTNPFLNEVGMKGAAGVQSLGQVSETLFMLLMPLFFARLGVKKMLAIGMIAWVVRYLFFAFGNADSNYWMLIGGIVLHGICYDFFFVTGQIYTDRLAGEKFKSAAQGFITLATYGVGMLIGSIISGMVVNKYVIEGGGHIWQSIWIIPAGIAALVALLFLLFFRDKNKSVTEANAI from the coding sequence ATGAATAGCACTACTCGCTTTAAACTCTCTGCCATGATGTTCCTGGAATTTTTTATCTGGGGTGCATGGTTTGTAACCATGGGAACTTACCTTGGTAAAAATCTTCTATCAAACGATGTACAAATTGGTTCAGCCTATAGTACGCAATCACTAGGTGCAATTATTGCACCATTCATAATCGGATTAATTGCAGACAAATTTTTCTCTGCACAAAAAGTGTTAGGCGTATTGCATTTAGTTGGAGGTGTACTCTTATGGATTGCTGGAACGTCTTTAAATTTCGATAGCTTCTTCCCTTTCATATTAGGATATATGATTGCCTATATGCCTACATTAGCATTAGTGAATTCAATATCCTTCAAACAAATGAAAGATCCGGGAAAAGAATTTCCTTCAATCCGGGTATTCGGGACAATTGGATGGATTATTGCCGGGTTGGTAATTGGATGGTTAAATTGGGAACAGACTGGAAATTTGATGTTGACTTTTAAAATGGCATCGGTTGCCTCAATCATCCTAGGATTATTAAGTTTCTTCTTACCAAACACTCCACCGGTTAAAAAAGGTGAAAAAACGACTTTTGGCGAGATCATTGGATTAGATGCGATTGGCTTGTTAAAAAACAAATCATATCTTTTATTCTTCTTAGCATCTGTTGCTATCTGTATTCCACTAGCATTCTATTACAATTTCACTAATCCATTTCTTAATGAAGTTGGAATGAAAGGTGCGGCAGGGGTTCAATCATTAGGACAAGTCTCTGAAACCCTATTTATGTTATTAATGCCATTATTTTTTGCTCGCCTTGGCGTAAAAAAAATGCTTGCAATTGGTATGATTGCCTGGGTTGTGCGTTACCTTTTCTTTGCATTTGGAAATGCAGATTCAAACTATTGGATGTTGATCGGTGGAATTGTGCTCCACGGTATCTGCTATGACTTTTTCTTTGTTACCGGACAAATCTATACAGACAGGTTAGCTGGAGAAAAATTCAAAAGCGCTGCCCAGGGTTTTATTACTTTAGCAACCTACGGTGTTGGTATGTTAATTGGTTCGATCATATCTGGTATGGTAGTTAATAAATACGTTATAGAAGGAGGTGGTCATATTTGGCAAAGTATATGGATTATCCCAGCAGGAATAGCGGCATTAGTTGCACTACTATTCTTATTATTTTTCCGTGATAAAAACAAATCAGTTACAGAAGCTAACGCTATATAG
- a CDS encoding DUF1080 domain-containing protein: MKKIFLSACILLAVTQISKAQKGFKPLFDGKTTTGWHTYNKTTVGSAWQIQDGALHLDLATKGTDGGGDLVTDKEYGNFHLKYEWKVAPKANSGLIFYVHEEPKYHATYSTGLEMQVIDNDGHPDGKITKHRAGDLYDLVKSSSEPVKAVGEWNKAEIISNKGKLTLILNGVEVVKTTLWDDNWKKIVAGSKFATWENWGAFKTGKIALQDHGDEVWYKNISIKEL; the protein is encoded by the coding sequence ATGAAAAAAATCTTTCTTTCTGCTTGCATCTTGTTAGCGGTAACACAAATATCAAAAGCTCAAAAGGGCTTTAAGCCACTTTTTGATGGTAAAACAACCACAGGCTGGCATACTTATAATAAAACTACAGTTGGTAGCGCCTGGCAGATTCAGGATGGTGCATTACATTTAGATTTAGCTACCAAAGGTACAGATGGCGGTGGCGATTTAGTTACAGACAAAGAGTATGGTAATTTCCATTTAAAATATGAGTGGAAAGTGGCTCCAAAAGCAAATAGCGGTTTGATTTTTTATGTTCATGAAGAACCCAAATACCATGCAACCTATTCTACAGGCTTAGAAATGCAGGTTATTGATAACGATGGCCACCCAGATGGAAAAATTACCAAGCACCGTGCAGGCGATTTATACGATCTGGTAAAAAGTTCATCAGAGCCAGTTAAAGCTGTTGGCGAATGGAATAAAGCAGAAATCATTAGCAACAAGGGCAAATTAACGCTAATTTTAAACGGTGTTGAAGTAGTAAAAACCACCCTTTGGGACGATAACTGGAAAAAGATTGTTGCAGGTAGCAAATTTGCAACATGGGAAAACTGGGGAGCTTTTAAAACCGGTAAAATTGCCTTACAAGATCACGGAGATGAAGTTTGGTACAAAAACATCTCTATTAAAGAACTATAA
- a CDS encoding Gfo/Idh/MocA family protein, which yields MKTEQENKNMGNRRDFIKTTAIAAAAFMIVPRHVLGGPGYLAPSDRLLVAGIGVGGKGQSDLSMFYKSGKADIAFLCDVDDRRAANSVKAFPKAKYYKDWREMLDKEHKNFDAVSVSTPDHNHAIQALAAMQLGKHVYVQKPLTHDIYEARILTAAAKKYKVVTQMGNQGASNDGPRQMKEWYEAGLIGDVHTVYAWTDRPVWPQGIPWPSKKAEIPKELDWNLWLGTAPEKDFVDKLVPFNWRGWWDYGTGALGDMGCHLIEAPFSVLNLKYAKEVQASVGSVYVDEFKRGYFPESCPPSSHVTLKFPKTDKTKGDVTLHWMDGGIQPERPEELEANETFGDGGNGTLFIGTKGKMMSETYSANPKLLPLSKNKDIKVAPKYARVPDGANGHYKQWVEAAIAGYGKQEVSSPFEIAGPLTEALLMANLAIRSFDIQKTVNGKTTYPGRYTKMLWDNDNMKVTNFDEANQFVKREYRKGWNNLTL from the coding sequence ATGAAAACAGAGCAAGAAAATAAAAACATGGGTAACCGCCGTGATTTTATTAAGACCACAGCTATTGCCGCTGCTGCGTTTATGATCGTGCCCCGCCATGTTTTAGGTGGGCCTGGTTATTTAGCACCAAGCGATCGTTTATTAGTTGCCGGCATCGGTGTTGGCGGAAAAGGCCAAAGCGATTTAAGTATGTTTTACAAAAGCGGAAAAGCAGATATTGCTTTTTTATGCGATGTAGACGACCGCCGTGCAGCAAATAGTGTTAAAGCTTTTCCTAAAGCAAAATACTATAAAGATTGGCGCGAAATGTTAGATAAGGAACATAAAAATTTCGATGCTGTGTCTGTTTCTACTCCTGATCATAACCATGCCATCCAGGCTTTAGCAGCTATGCAATTGGGTAAACACGTTTATGTTCAAAAACCTTTAACACATGATATTTATGAAGCGCGTATTCTAACCGCAGCTGCAAAAAAATATAAAGTGGTCACCCAAATGGGAAATCAAGGGGCATCAAACGATGGCCCGCGCCAAATGAAAGAATGGTACGAAGCTGGTTTAATTGGCGATGTACACACTGTTTACGCATGGACTGATAGACCAGTTTGGCCACAAGGTATTCCCTGGCCAAGCAAAAAAGCAGAAATTCCTAAAGAATTAGATTGGAATTTATGGTTGGGCACGGCCCCTGAAAAGGATTTTGTAGATAAATTAGTTCCTTTTAACTGGCGAGGCTGGTGGGATTACGGTACTGGCGCACTGGGGGATATGGGCTGTCACTTAATCGAAGCTCCTTTTAGCGTATTAAACTTAAAATATGCAAAAGAGGTTCAGGCCAGTGTAGGCTCTGTTTATGTAGATGAATTTAAACGCGGTTATTTCCCTGAAAGCTGCCCGCCATCAAGCCATGTTACCTTAAAATTTCCTAAAACGGATAAAACCAAAGGTGATGTTACGTTACACTGGATGGATGGTGGCATTCAACCAGAACGCCCTGAAGAATTAGAAGCAAACGAAACTTTTGGCGATGGTGGTAATGGTACCTTGTTTATCGGAACTAAAGGCAAAATGATGTCTGAAACTTATAGCGCAAACCCAAAATTATTGCCTTTAAGTAAAAACAAAGATATTAAGGTAGCACCAAAATACGCTAGGGTACCAGATGGCGCAAACGGACACTACAAACAATGGGTTGAAGCCGCAATTGCGGGTTATGGCAAACAAGAAGTGAGTTCACCTTTTGAAATTGCAGGTCCATTAACTGAAGCTTTACTGATGGCAAATTTGGCAATCAGAAGTTTCGATATCCAAAAAACGGTAAACGGTAAGACGACTTACCCAGGCAGATACACTAAAATGCTTTGGGATAACGACAATATGAAAGTTACCAATTTTGACGAAGCAAACCAGTTTGTAAAACGCGAATACCGTAAAGGCTGGAACAATTTAACACTTTAA
- a CDS encoding c-type cytochrome: protein MKKTFLILGAVVIFMASFSKADLTKEKTVVATATITNHAAFQSNPGEKLINKSDCLGCHNKTNKIIGPAYVEIAKKYPATEKNINMLADKIIKGGTGVWGNMPMTAHATLKKDDAKLMVKYILSLKKK from the coding sequence ATGAAAAAAACATTTTTAATTTTAGGCGCTGTAGTCATTTTTATGGCGTCGTTTTCAAAAGCCGATTTAACGAAAGAGAAAACTGTGGTTGCAACAGCAACAATAACAAACCATGCTGCTTTTCAATCAAATCCAGGCGAAAAGCTGATCAATAAATCAGATTGTTTAGGTTGCCACAACAAGACCAACAAAATTATTGGCCCTGCTTATGTAGAAATCGCAAAAAAATATCCAGCTACAGAGAAAAACATCAACATGTTAGCCGATAAGATTATTAAAGGTGGAACCGGAGTTTGGGGCAATATGCCAATGACCGCCCATGCAACCCTTAAAAAAGACGATGCAAAATTAATGGTAAAGTATATCTTATCTTTAAAGAAAAAATAA
- a CDS encoding sugar phosphate isomerase/epimerase: protein MTTIKGPAVFLAQFISDEAPFNSLDNICEWAAGLGFKGIQMPTLDARFIDLQKAAESKTYADELKGKIASYGLEITELSTHLQGQLVAVHPAYDDLFDAFAPKEVHKNPKARTEWAIQQMKYAARASQNLGLNAHATFSGSLLWQYFHPWPQRPAGLVEEGFAELAKRWTPILNEFDQCGVDVCYEIHPGEDLFDGETYEMFLAAVNNHPRACLLYDPSHFVLQQLDYIQYIDFYHERIKAFHVKDAEFNPTGKQGTFGGYQSWANRAGRYRSPGDGHVDFKTIFSKLAQYDFKGWAVMEWECCIKNQQDGAREGAEFIKKNIINVTDKAFDDFAASGSDSAFNKRILGLQD from the coding sequence ATGACAACGATAAAAGGACCAGCGGTATTTTTAGCCCAATTTATAAGTGACGAAGCACCATTTAACTCCCTGGATAACATTTGCGAATGGGCAGCCGGATTAGGCTTTAAAGGCATCCAGATGCCAACCCTGGATGCAAGGTTTATCGATCTGCAAAAGGCTGCTGAAAGCAAAACCTACGCTGATGAACTGAAAGGAAAAATCGCTTCTTATGGCCTGGAAATCACTGAACTTTCTACACACTTACAAGGCCAATTGGTTGCGGTACACCCTGCTTATGATGACCTGTTTGATGCTTTTGCACCAAAAGAAGTACACAAAAACCCAAAAGCCAGAACAGAGTGGGCTATACAACAAATGAAATATGCAGCTAGAGCCTCTCAAAATTTAGGTTTAAATGCGCATGCTACCTTTAGTGGTTCATTATTGTGGCAATATTTCCACCCCTGGCCACAACGCCCGGCTGGATTGGTTGAAGAAGGTTTTGCAGAATTGGCAAAACGCTGGACACCTATCTTAAACGAATTTGACCAATGTGGCGTTGATGTTTGCTACGAAATACATCCAGGTGAGGATTTATTTGATGGCGAAACATACGAAATGTTCCTCGCTGCAGTAAATAATCATCCTCGGGCATGCTTATTGTATGATCCTTCTCACTTTGTGTTGCAACAATTGGATTACATTCAATACATCGATTTTTACCACGAACGCATAAAAGCTTTCCACGTTAAAGATGCAGAATTTAACCCTACAGGCAAACAAGGCACTTTTGGTGGATACCAGAGTTGGGCAAATCGTGCTGGTCGTTACCGCTCACCAGGCGACGGTCATGTTGATTTTAAAACCATTTTTAGTAAATTGGCGCAATATGATTTTAAAGGTTGGGCCGTTATGGAATGGGAATGTTGTATCAAAAACCAGCAAGATGGTGCCCGCGAAGGCGCAGAATTTATCAAAAAGAACATTATTAACGTAACTGATAAGGCATTTGATGACTTTGCCGCATCGGGTAGTGATAGCGCTTTCAATAAAAGAATATTAGGATTACAAGATTAA
- a CDS encoding Gfo/Idh/MocA family protein, with amino-acid sequence MKRKLRMGMIGGGKDAFIGAVHRLAANMDGLIELSAGALSVNPEIGYESGKLLFLPDNRIYNNYEEMLTKESELPADERIDFVTIVTPNFAHFAPAMMALDKGFNVVIEKPMTLTLEEAKQLKAKVEETGLTLCLTHTYSGYPMVKQAKQMVSEGTLGAIRKIIVEYPQGWLSTLSEREGNAQAAWRTDPSKTGKSGSMGDIGTHAAHLAEYISGLKITKICADLSIVVPGRAIDDDGNVLLKFDNGANGVLVASQIAAGEENALKIKVYGEKGGMEWHQMEPNTLIVKWLNAPAQIYRTGNGYMGSFAQHNTRTPGGHPEGYLEAFANIYKNFALTVDAKLNNEQPTAAMLDFPGTEDGIRGMAFIENVVASSQSDQKWLDYKL; translated from the coding sequence ATGAAAAGAAAATTAAGAATGGGCATGATAGGCGGTGGAAAAGACGCTTTTATCGGTGCCGTACACCGTTTGGCTGCCAACATGGATGGCCTGATTGAATTATCTGCCGGAGCTTTAAGTGTAAATCCTGAAATTGGATACGAATCTGGAAAACTCCTTTTTCTTCCAGATAACAGAATTTACAACAATTACGAAGAAATGCTGACGAAGGAAAGTGAATTGCCGGCAGATGAAAGAATCGACTTTGTAACCATCGTAACCCCAAACTTTGCTCACTTTGCCCCTGCAATGATGGCTTTAGATAAAGGTTTTAATGTCGTAATCGAAAAACCGATGACACTAACTTTAGAAGAAGCAAAGCAGCTGAAGGCTAAAGTAGAAGAAACTGGCTTAACACTATGTTTAACCCACACCTACTCTGGTTATCCAATGGTTAAACAGGCTAAACAAATGGTTAGCGAAGGTACTTTAGGTGCAATCAGAAAAATCATCGTCGAATATCCTCAAGGCTGGTTAAGTACCTTATCAGAACGTGAAGGCAATGCCCAGGCCGCCTGGCGTACCGATCCATCTAAAACCGGAAAAAGCGGTAGTATGGGCGATATTGGCACTCACGCCGCTCATTTGGCAGAATATATCTCTGGATTAAAAATCACTAAAATCTGTGCCGATTTAAGCATTGTTGTTCCAGGTAGAGCTATTGATGACGACGGAAACGTATTGTTAAAATTCGATAATGGCGCCAATGGTGTTCTTGTAGCATCACAAATTGCAGCTGGAGAAGAAAATGCATTGAAAATTAAAGTTTATGGCGAAAAGGGTGGCATGGAATGGCACCAAATGGAACCGAATACTTTAATTGTAAAATGGTTAAATGCCCCTGCTCAAATTTATCGAACCGGTAATGGTTATATGGGCAGTTTCGCTCAGCACAATACCCGTACACCAGGCGGTCACCCTGAAGGTTACTTAGAAGCATTTGCAAATATTTATAAAAATTTTGCACTAACAGTAGATGCGAAATTGAATAATGAACAACCTACTGCTGCAATGTTAGACTTTCCAGGTACTGAAGATGGAATTAGAGGAATGGCATTTATCGAAAATGTAGTAGCCTCCAGCCAATCAGACCAAAAGTGGTTAGATTATAAATTATAA
- a CDS encoding GMC oxidoreductase translates to MNLNTNLKAENTYDAIVIGSGISGGWAAKELTEKGLRVLMLERGMNIEHITGYETAMKNPWDFKHAGKLTEEQKRTHPVQKRDYPYQEANEKWWVNDLECPYTEDKRFDWYRGFHVGGKSLMWGRQSYRFSDHNFEDNKKDGHGNDWPIRYAELSPWYDYAERFAGISGSKENWPTCPDGEFLPPMDLNIVEKSVKARVEEHYKKERIIMIGRVANLTVPHKGRGNCQYRNLCSRGCPFGAYFSTQSSTLPAAMATKRLTVRPYSIVNHIIYDKDTKKAKGVMVIDAETNKTMEFYAKIVFVNGSTLGSTFVLLNSTSEAHPNGLGNGSGQLGHNLMDHHFRCGANGEAEGFDDKYTYGRRANGIYVPRYQNIGNDKRDYLRGFGYQGGASRSNWQSDVAELSFGADLKQKMTTPGKWTMGLGGFGEMLPYYENKVYIDKTKKDKWGQPVLAIDCEYKENEKKMRLDMMNDAAEMLEAAGLKNIKTFDNGCYPGMAIHEQGTARMGNDPKTSVLNKWNQMHEVNNVFVTDGSCMPSIACQNPSLTFMALTARACDYAVKELKKKNI, encoded by the coding sequence ATGAATTTAAATACAAATTTAAAAGCAGAAAATACTTACGATGCTATTGTTATAGGATCGGGGATTAGTGGCGGCTGGGCTGCAAAAGAACTTACCGAAAAAGGCTTGCGTGTATTAATGCTCGAAAGAGGAATGAACATCGAGCACATTACCGGTTACGAGACGGCAATGAAAAATCCTTGGGATTTTAAACATGCTGGTAAATTAACCGAAGAGCAGAAACGTACCCACCCGGTGCAAAAAAGAGATTATCCTTACCAGGAAGCAAACGAAAAATGGTGGGTAAATGATTTAGAATGCCCTTATACTGAAGATAAACGTTTCGATTGGTACCGTGGTTTCCATGTTGGTGGTAAATCGTTAATGTGGGGCCGTCAAAGTTATCGTTTTAGTGATCATAACTTTGAGGATAACAAAAAGGATGGCCACGGAAATGATTGGCCGATTCGGTACGCCGAACTTTCTCCCTGGTACGATTATGCAGAGCGTTTTGCTGGCATTAGTGGTTCAAAAGAAAACTGGCCTACCTGCCCTGACGGTGAATTTCTACCCCCAATGGATTTAAACATTGTAGAAAAATCGGTAAAGGCCCGTGTTGAAGAACATTACAAAAAAGAACGCATTATCATGATTGGCCGTGTTGCCAATCTTACAGTTCCGCACAAAGGCCGTGGTAATTGCCAATACAGGAACTTATGTAGCCGCGGTTGTCCGTTTGGCGCTTATTTCAGCACACAGTCTTCTACCTTACCTGCGGCGATGGCAACAAAAAGGTTAACGGTTAGACCATACTCGATCGTAAATCATATCATTTACGATAAAGATACCAAAAAAGCAAAAGGTGTAATGGTAATCGATGCGGAGACCAACAAAACAATGGAATTTTATGCAAAAATCGTTTTCGTTAACGGTTCTACATTAGGTTCAACATTTGTGCTATTAAACTCAACATCCGAAGCTCATCCAAATGGATTAGGTAATGGAAGTGGTCAGTTAGGTCATAACCTAATGGATCATCATTTCCGTTGTGGAGCAAATGGAGAAGCTGAGGGCTTTGATGATAAATATACTTATGGTCGTCGTGCAAACGGGATTTATGTACCCAGGTATCAAAATATAGGTAACGATAAACGCGATTATTTACGTGGTTTCGGTTATCAGGGCGGCGCAAGCAGAAGCAATTGGCAAAGTGATGTGGCCGAGTTATCATTTGGTGCAGATTTGAAACAAAAAATGACTACCCCAGGAAAATGGACAATGGGATTAGGTGGTTTCGGAGAGATGTTGCCTTATTACGAAAACAAGGTGTATATCGACAAAACCAAAAAAGATAAATGGGGTCAGCCTGTATTGGCAATTGATTGCGAGTACAAAGAAAATGAGAAAAAAATGCGTTTGGATATGATGAACGATGCGGCTGAAATGTTAGAAGCAGCTGGCTTAAAAAACATCAAAACATTTGATAATGGCTGTTATCCAGGCATGGCCATCCATGAGCAAGGAACGGCAAGAATGGGTAACGATCCAAAAACTTCAGTCCTTAACAAATGGAACCAGATGCACGAAGTAAATAACGTTTTCGTAACCGATGGATCTTGTATGCCATCAATCGCCTGCCAAAATCCATCGTTAACATTTATGGCTTTAACTGCCCGTGCTTGCGATTACGCTGTAAAAGAATTAAAGAAAAAGAACATCTAG
- a CDS encoding gluconate 2-dehydrogenase subunit 3 family protein → MHRREALKNVAFLLGGAISASTMGVLFESFTLPENEKNFVLYSLEDEKIFAEFADIIVPTTKSSAGAKAAGLGKFIPMMMKDCYPAEMQTSFAQGLKDLQAKSMKDFGKTYITLTPADRKKLMIDLRAIALAQKESKSEENKDLAYFFVTARDLTLLGYYSSEIGCTKAREYVLIPGRYDGNAPLKPGQKSWAT, encoded by the coding sequence ATGCACAGAAGAGAAGCACTCAAAAACGTTGCATTTTTGCTGGGAGGAGCAATCTCGGCAAGTACAATGGGCGTTTTATTTGAAAGTTTTACGCTCCCGGAAAACGAAAAGAATTTTGTACTTTATTCACTCGAAGATGAAAAGATCTTTGCTGAATTCGCTGATATTATTGTCCCGACGACCAAATCATCTGCTGGCGCTAAAGCTGCAGGTTTAGGGAAGTTTATTCCGATGATGATGAAAGATTGTTACCCTGCTGAAATGCAAACCTCATTTGCGCAAGGCCTTAAAGATCTTCAGGCTAAATCAATGAAAGATTTCGGAAAAACCTACATCACTTTAACACCAGCCGATCGTAAAAAATTAATGATCGATTTAAGAGCAATAGCACTTGCCCAAAAAGAAAGCAAATCAGAAGAGAACAAAGATTTAGCTTACTTTTTTGTTACCGCAAGAGATTTAACCCTACTCGGTTATTATTCTTCAGAAATTGGTTGCACCAAAGCACGCGAATATGTGCTTATTCCAGGCCGATATGACGGCAACGCACCTTTAAAACCAGGTCAAAAATCTTGGGCAACCTAA